Genomic segment of Malus domestica chromosome 15, GDT2T_hap1:
GGTCACTTATCTGTCGGTTAGAGGAAGTAGATCCAAGAAAGTTGGAAAATGATGAGAAGTTAGCGTTCTGGATTAATGTACACAATACATTGGTTATGCATGTAAGGTTCACCACCTTTAATATACTGGTTTACATTGCGATCTTCTTTGGATGTTTGTTACCGGATTGTAATCAATATTCTGTGTCTGACAGGCGTATTTGGCTTATGGGGTTCCTCAAAACAATGTAAAGAGagtatttttgcttttgaaggtAAGAATAGTTCCACGGGCTTTACTTAGGGGAAAACATTGAGTACCGGCTTTGATTTACTTGGTTTCTTTTACTATCCAGGCTGCTTATAACATTGGGGGTCACACAATCAGCGCAGACACAATGCAAAGCTCTATCCTTGGATGCCGGATGTCTTGCCCGGGACAGGTAGGTCATAAGACACACATGCACGTGCACTCTGAAGCATTATGAAACGCTTGTTTTTACTTAATATTTGTATGGAATTCAAACATACAACAGTATATCTCTGCTTGCAGTGGCTTCGTTTGTTACTTACTCCAAGGACGAAGTTCAAGACTGGAGATGAACGGCAAGCATATGCAATTGACCATCCGGAACCCCTTCTACACTTTGCACTGTGTTCAGGAAGCCATTCTGATCCTGCGGTACTTATgaacttcatttttcttttattaagtTTATGTCTAGCATTAATTCATGAATGCTAAAGCTTTGCTGCCTCAGAATTACAGTTTTCTTACTCTTTCAAACTAACACTAGTTTTTTCTGTTAAGGTTTGATTCCCTTGCACGgtaaccaaacaaaaacaaaaatttcttTGAGGTTTACTTTTCCACATTACaccaaaaaggaaaatgataaTAAAGTCAACAAGTATGTTTGAATACCTTGATCTGCTCTTagctttttatgtttttacttGTGAGGAATTGTATGAACCGTCCATGATCTTTTTCAGGTTCGTGTATACACACCCAAGAGGGTATATCAGGATCTGGAAGCTGCAAAGGACGAGTACATTCGAGCTACCTTTGGAGTGCGCAAGGACCACAAAATTCTTCTACCGAAGATTGTTGAGGCATTTGCAAAAAGTTCGGGTTTGTGTCCAGTTGGTGTTTTAGAGATGATCCAACAGACTTTGCCTGAATCATTGAGGAAGAGTGTCAAGAAATGCCAGCTTGGGAAACACCGCAAGAGCATCGAGTATATTCCTCACAACTTCACATTTCGGTATTTAATTTCTAAAGAGCTGGTGAAGTGAACGGTTGCATGGGGTCCCATAAATTCATGTAATCTGCATTGTTGTCAAGGTTTTTATGGTAAGGAATTCGTCTCTCTTCTGTACAAAGTAGAATATGAACCCGGAAAAATCAAAGTAGAAAGAAGTGATGGCTAGAGAATAGAAGGGCGTAACCCTGCAGCATTTTGTATCTGCAATGTCGTGAAGGAATTCAGATTGTGCATTTTAGCACTGTAAATATATCTTTTGTTTCCCTGAAACCATCATTATTAATAGTAAAATCGATTGCAATTTCATGTGTCAATGAACTCTGCACGTGAGAGTCACGTGTTTATTAGCAGTTTTCTGTGTCGGTGGAAATTGAATTCTTCTTATGTAATGTACAGTGTGCCCATTTTTTGGATCACAAGAATCATCCAAATTCCACATTTTGGTTTTTGCATCATATATTTCTTGGATCTCTCAAATCCATTTTCTTACTGTATAATCACAGAAATGCAACTGTATTCTGCAAcccaaaaaacacaaaacaaatcaCAAACACAGAGAGAAAGGAGATCTGAAGAACCATAGTGATTACATTATATATTTAGCAGCAAAAGACCCTTATACATTTGCCTAATTTACTTCAAACACCCTAAGTGCAACACATTATTGCTAATTAACCCCTCAACATCATAGATCCCAACACTTGCAAAAACTACACCCAAATTAGCTTCAACTTCAACTTCAATAAGTTCGAGAAAACTTACCTACACCTGGAATGCCACCATGACAGGTAGCGTGATTGGCTTAAGATTTCGCCACTGTAACATCCTGGTGCAAGGAAGTTCTTTTCTTCCTTTAGTACGGGCTCTCCCCTACAACATTCCCAGGAGGATTATAAAAACAAATACTCAAGCTGCTCTGTTCTTTGACACATGTAGCCTGAGCACACCCAAGCTCCAAAGACTTCCTCCACACCACCTGGGTGTACACACCACACCAGTGATTTGGCACACAAGAGTTCCCACTGTGGTTGTAGAAGTCCTTCTCTTTGACCCAAGTGTCCACAACCATGGTTGGACTCACTGACTGCCCACTTGCCCACAGCTGATTGGCTCCATACTTGCTGCCACTGGTGATGTTAGCAAAGTTGCAGGCTTGGTTGTTTCTTTGGTACCTCACTAGCCTGCTTGTTGCATTGGCCAATGACTCACTCCACTTGAGCGGCTCAACACCCACTGCGGCTCTGGCTTGGTTGTGAGCTTGGAGGTACTCTCTGGCTGAAGGGTTGGAGCTTGGCGCCTGAGCCGCTGCAACATGGACTGAGCTGATGGCTAGAGCCAGGGCTGCTAGGACTAGCAAGGGATGATGATGAGCC
This window contains:
- the LOC103405751 gene encoding STS14 protein, giving the protein MAHHHPLLVLAALALAISSVHVAAAQAPSSNPSAREYLQAHNQARAAVGVEPLKWSESLANATSRLVRYQRNNQACNFANITSGSKYGANQLWASGQSVSPTMVVDTWVKEKDFYNHSGNSCVPNHWCGVYTQVVWRKSLELGCAQATCVKEQSSLSICFYNPPGNVVGESPY